The following are encoded together in the Salvia hispanica cultivar TCC Black 2014 chromosome 6, UniMelb_Shisp_WGS_1.0, whole genome shotgun sequence genome:
- the LOC125194670 gene encoding protein Ycf2 — translation MKGHQFQSWIFELREILREIKNSHHFLDSWIQFNSVRSFIHIFFHQERFLKLFDPRILSILLSRNSQGSTSNRYFTIKGVILFVVAVLIYRINNRNMVERKNLYLRGLLPIPMNSIGPRNDTLEESVGSSNINRLIVSLLYLPKGKKISESCFLNPKESTWVLPITKKCSMPESNWGSRWWRNWIGKKRDSSCKISNETVAGIEILFKEKDIKYLEFLFVYYMDDPIRKDRDWELFDRLSLRKRRNRINLNSGPLFEILAKHWISYLMSAFREKIPIEVEGFFKQQRAGSTIQSNDIERVSHLLSRKKWAISLQNCAQFHMWQFRQDLFVSWGKNPHESDFLRNVSRENLICLDSVWLVNKDRFFRKVRNISSNIQYDSTRSSFVQVTDSSQLKGSSDQSRDHLDSISNEDSEYHTLINQREIQPLKERSILWDPSFLQTEGTEIESDRFPKCLSGYSSMSRLFTEREKQMINHLLPEEIQEFFGNPTRSVRSFFSDRWSELRLGSNPTERSTRDQKLLKKQQDLSFVPSRRSENKELVNIFKIITYLQNTVSIHPISPDPGCDRVLKDEPDMDSSNKISFLNKNPFFDLFHLFHDRNRGGYTLHHDFESKERFQEMADLFTLSITEPDLVYHKGFAFSIDSYGLDQKQFLNEARDESKKKSLLVLPPIFYEENESFSRRIRKKRARIYCGNDLEDPKPKIVVFASNNIMEAVNQYRLIQNLIQIQYSTYGYIRNVLNQFFLMNRSDRNFEYGIQRDQIGKDTLNHRTIMKYRINQHLSNLKKSQKKRFDPLILISRTDERFMNRDPDAYRYKWSNGSKNFQEHLEHFVSEQKSHFQIVFDQLCINQYSIDWSEVIDKKDLSKPLRFFLSKSLLFLSKLLFFLSNSLPFFCVSFGNIPIHGSEIYIYELKGPNDQLCNQLLESIGLQIVHLKKWKPFLLDDHDTSRKWKFLINGGTPFLFNKIPKWMIDSFHTRNNRRKSFDNADSYFSMIFHNQDNWLNPVKPFHRSSLISSFYKANRLRFLNNPHHFCFYCNTRFPFSVEKARINNYDFTYGQFLNILFIRNKIFSLCVGKKKHAFEGRDTISPIESQVSNIFIPNDFPQSGDETYNLYKSFHFPSRYDPFVRRTIYSIADISGTPLTEGQIVNFGRTYCQPLSDMNLSDSEGKNLHQYLNSNMGLIHTPCSELPSEKRKKRSLCLKKCVEKGQMYRTFQGDSAFSTLSKWNLFQTYMPWFLTSTGYKYLNLIFLDTFSDLLPILSSSQKFVSIFHDIMHGSGISWRILQKKWCLPQWNLISEISSKCFHNLLLSEEMIHRNNESPLISTHPRSPNVWEFLYSILFLLLVAGYLVRTHLFFVSRASSELQTEFEKVKSLMIPSSMIELRKLLDRYPTSVPNSFWLKNLFLVALEQLGDSLEEIWASGGNMLGPAYGVKSLRSKKKYLSINLIDIIDLIPNPINRITFSRNTRHLSHTSKEIYSLIRKRKNVNGGWIDDKIEFWVANSDSIDDEEKEFLVQFSALTTEKRIDQILLSLTHSDHLSKNDSGYQMIEQPGAIYLRYLVDIHKKYLLNYEFNTSSLAERRVFLAHYQTITYSQTSCGTNTLHFPSHGKPFSLRLALSPSKGILVIGSIGTGRSYLVKYLATNSYVPFITVFLNKFLDNKPKGFLIDDIDIDASDDIDDSDNIDASDNIDASDDIDRDLDTELELLTMMNALTMDMMPEIGRFYIILQFELAKAMSPCIIWIPNIHDLDVNGSNYLSLGLLANHLSERCSTRNILVIASTHIPQKVDPALIAPNKLNTCIKIRRLLIPQQRKHFFTLSYTRGFHLENKMFHTNGFGSITMGSNARDLVALTNEALSISITQKKSIIDTNTIRSALHRQAWYLRSQVRSVQDNGILFYQIGRAVAQNVLLSNCPIDPISIYMKNKSCNEGDSYLYKWYFELGTSMKKLTILLYLLSCSAGSVAQDLWSLPGPDEKNGITSYGLVENDSDLVHGLLEVEGTLVGSSRTEKDCSPFDNDRVTLLLRPEPRNPLDMMQNGSCSIFDQRFLYEKYESEFEEGERQGALDLQQIEEDLFNHIVWAPRIWRPWGFLFDCIERPNELGFPYWSRSFRGKRIIYDEEDELQENGSEFLQSGTMQYQNKSKIRENIIFPCSFSLIFKILKLEKKNDSFEPRNQNPRISN, via the coding sequence ATGAAAGGACATCAATTCCAATCCTGGATTTTCGAATTGCGAGAGATATTGAGAGAGATCAAGAATTCTCACCATTTCTTAGATTCATGGATCCAATTCAATTCAGTGAGGtctttcattcacatttttttccaCCAAGAACGTTTTCTAAAACTCTTTGACCCCCGAATTTTGAGTATCCTACTTTCACGCAATTCACAGGGTTCAACAAGCAATCGATATTTCACGATCAAGGGTGTAATACTATTTGTAGTAGCGGTCCTTATATATCGTATTAACAATCGAAATATGGTCGAAAGAAAAAATCTCTATTTGAGAGGGCTTCTTCCTATACCTATGAATTCCATTGGACCCAGAAATGATACCTTGGAAGAATCGGTTGGGTCTTCCAATATCAATAGGTTGATTGTTTCGCTCCTGTATCttccaaaaggaaaaaagatcTCTGAGAGTTGTTTCCTGAATCCGAAAGAGAGTACTTGGGTTCTTCCAATAACTAAAAAGTGTAGCATGCCTGAATCTAACTGGGGTTCGCGGTGGTGGAGGAACTGGATCGGAAAAAAGAGGGATTCTAGTTGTAAGATATCTAATGAAACCGTCGCTGGAATTGAGATCTTATTCAAAGAGAAAGATATCAAATATTTGGAGTTTCTTTTTGTATATTATATGGATGATCCGATCCGCAAGGACCGTGATTGGGAATTATTTGATCGTCTTTCTCTGAGGAAGAGGCGAAATAGAATCAACTTGAATTCGGGACCGCTATTCGAAATCTTAGCGAAACACTGGATTTCTTATCTCATGTCTGCTTTTCGTGAAAAAATACCAATTGAAGTGGAGGGTTTCTTCAAACAACAAAGGGCTGGGTCAACTATTCAATCAAATGATATTGAGCGTGTTTCCCATCTCCTCTCGAGAAAGAAGTGGGCTATTTCTTTGCAAAATTGTGCTCAATTTCATATGTGGCAATTTCGCCAAGATCTCTTCGTTAGTTGGGGGAAGAATCCGCACGAATCAGATTTTTTGAGGAACGTATCAAGAGAGAATTTGATTTGCTTAGACAGTGTGTGGTTGGTAAACAAGGATCGGTTTTTTAGAAAGGTACGGAATATATCGTCAAATATTCAATATGATTCCACAAGATCCAGTTTCGTTCAAGTAACGGATTCTAGCCAACTGAAAGGATCTTCTGATCAATCCAGAGATCATTTGGATTCCATTAGTAATGAGGATTCGGAATATCACACATTGATCAATCAAAGAGAGATTCAACCACTAAAAGAAAGATCGATTCTTTGGGATCCTTCCTTTCTTCAAACGGAAGGAACAGAGATAGAATCAGACCGATTCCCGAAATGCCTTTCTGGATATTCCTCAATGTCCCGGCTATTCACGGAACGTGAGAAGCAGATGATTAATCATCTGCTTCCGGAAGAAATCCAagaattttttgggaatcctACAAGATCGGTTCGTTCTTTTTTCTCTGATAGATGGTCAGAACTTCGTCTGGGTTCGAATCCTACTGAGAGGTCCACTAGAGATCagaaattgttgaagaaaCAACAAGATCTTTCTTTTGTCCCTTCCAGGCGATCGGAAAATAAAGAACTGGTTAATATATTCAAGATAATTACGTATTTACAAAATACTGTCTCAATTCATCCTATTTCACCAGATCCGGGGTGTGATAGGGTTCTGAAGGATGAACCGGATATGGACAGTTCCAATAAGATTTCATTCTTGAACAAAAATCcattttttgatttatttcatCTATTCCATGACCGGAACAGGGGAGGATACACGTTACACCACGATTTTGAATCAAAAGAGAGATTTCAAGAAATGGCAGATCTATTCACTCTATCAATAACCGAGCCGGATCTGGTGTATCATAAGGGATTTGCCTTTTCTATTGATTCCTACGGATTGGATCAAAAACAATTCTTGAATGAGGCCAGGGATGAATCGAAAAAGAAATCTTTATTGGTTCTACctcctattttttatgaagagAATGAATCTTTTTCTCGAAGGATCAGAAAAAAAAGGGCCCGGATCTACTGCGGGAATGATTTGGAAgatccaaaaccaaaaatagtgGTATTTGCTAGCAACAACATAATGGAGGCAGTCAATCAATATAGATTGATCCAAAATCTGATTCAAATCCAATATAGTACCTATGGGTACATAAGAAATGTATTGAATCAATTCTTTTTAATGAATCGATCCGATCGCAACTTCGAATATGGAATTCAAAGGGATCAAATAGGAAAGGATACTCTGAATCATAGAACTATAATGAAATATAGGATCAACcaacatttatcaaatttgaaaaagagtCAGAAGAAACGGTTCGATCCTCTTATCTTGATTTCTCGAACCGACGAGAGATTCATGAATCGGGATCCTGATGCATATAGATACAAATGGTCCAATGGGAGCAAGAATTTCCAGGAACATTTGGAACATTTCGTTTCTGAGCAGAAGAGCCATTTTCAAATAGTGTTCgatcaattatgtattaatcAATATTCGATTGATTGGTCTGAGGTTATCGACAAAAAAGATTTGTCTAAGCCACTTCGTTTCTTTTTGTCCaagtcacttctttttttgtccaagttgcttttctttttgtcgAACTCACTTCCTTTTTTCTGTGTGAGTTTCGGGAATATCCCCATTCATGGGTCCGAGATCTACATCTATGAATTGAAAGGTCCGAATGATCAACTCTGCAATCAGTTGTTAGAATCAATAGGTCTTCAAATTGTTCatttgaaaaaatggaaaCCCTTCTTATTGGATGATCATGATACTTCCCGAAAATGGAAATTCTTGATCAATGGAGGAACGCCCTTTTTGTTCAATAAGATACCAAAGTGGATGATTGACTCATTCCATACTAGAAATAATCGCAGGAAATCCTTTGATAACGCGGATTCCTATTTCTCAATGATATTCCACAATCAAGACAATTGGCTGAATCCCGTGAAACCATTCCATAGAAGTTCATTGATATCTTCTTTTTATAAAGCAAATCGACTTCGATTCTTGAATAATCCACATCACTTCTGCTTCTACTGTAACACAAGATTCCCCTTTTCTGTGGAAAAGGCCCGTAtcaataattatgattttacGTATGGACAATTCCTCAATATCTTGTTCATTCgcaacaaaatattttctttgtgCGTCGGTAAAAAAAAGCATGCTTTTGAGGGGAGAGATACTATTTCACCAATCGAGTCACAGGTATCTAACATATTCATACCTAATGATTTTCCACAAAGTGGTGACGAAACGTATAACTTGTACAAATCTTTCCATTTTCCAAGTCGATACGATCCATTCGTTCGTAGAACTATTTACTCGATCGCAGACATTTCTGGAACACCTCTAACAGAGGGACAAATAGTCAATTTTGGAAGAACTTATTGTCAACCTCTTTCAGACATGAATCTATCTGATTCAGAAGGGAAGAACTTGCATCAGTATCTCAATTCAAACATGGGTTTGATTCACACTCCATGTTCTGAGTTACCATCCGAAAAGAGGAAAAAACGGAGTCTTTGTCTAAAGAAATGCGTTGAGAAAGGGCAGATGTATAGAACCTTTCAAGGAGATAGTGCTTTTTCAACTCTCTCAAAATGGAATCTATTCCAAACGTATATGCCATGGTTCCTTACTTCGACAGGGTACAAATatctaaatttgatatttttagatACTTTTTCAGACCTATTGCCGATACTAAGTAGCAGTCAAAAATTTGTATCCatttttcatgatattatgCATGGATCAGGTATATCATGGCGAATTCTTCAGAAAAAATGGTGTCTTCCGCAATGGAATCTGATAAGTGAGATTTCGAGTAAGTGTTTCCATAATCTTCTTCTGTCCGAAGAAATGATTCATCGAAATAATGAGTCACCATTGATATCGACACATCCGAGATCGCCAAATGTTTGGGAGTTCCTCTATTCAATCCTTTTCCTTCTTCTTGTTGCTGGATATCTCGTTCGTACACATCTTTTCTTTGTTTCCCGGGCCTCTAGTGAGTTACAGACAGAGTTCGAAAAGGTCAAATCTTTGATGATTCCATCATCTATGATTGAGTTACGAAAACTTCTGGATAGGTATCCTACATCTGTACCGAATTCTTTCTGGTTAAAGAATCTCTTTCTAGTTGCTCTGGAACAATTAGGAGATTCTCTAGAAGAAATATGGGCTTCTGGCGGCAACATGCTTGGTCCCGCTTATGGGGTCAAATCACTACGTTCTAAGAAGAAATATTTGAGTATCAATCTCATCGATATCATCGATCTCATACCAAATCCCATCAATCGAATCACTTTTTCGAGAAATACGAGACATCTAAGTCATACAAGTAAAGAGATCTATTCAttgataagaaaaagaaaaaacgtGAATGGGGGTTGGATTGATGATAAAATAGAATTCTGGGTCGCGAACAGTGATTCGattgatgatgaagaaaaagaattctTGGTTCAGTTCTCCGCCTTAACGACAGAAAAAAGGATTGATCAAATTCTATTGAGTCTGACTCATAGTGATCATTTATCAAAGAATGACTCTGGTTATCAAATGATTGAACAACCGGGAGCAATTTACTTACGATACTTAGTTGACATTCATAAAAAGTATCTATTGAATTATGAGTTCAATACATCCTCTTTAGCAGAAAGACGGGTATTCCTTGCTCATTATCAGACAATCACTTATTCACAAACTTCGTGTGGGACTAATACTTTGCATTTCCCATCTCATGGAAAACCCTTTTCGCTCCGCTTAGCCTTATCCCCCTCTAAGGGGATTTTAGTGATAGGTTCTATAGGAACTGGACGATCCTATTTGGTCAAATACCTAGCGACAAACTCCTATGTTCCTTTCATTACGGTATTTTTGAACAAGTTCCTGGATAACAAGCCTAAAGGTTTTCTTATTGATGATATCGATATTGATGCTAGTGACGATATTGATGATAGTGACAATATTGATGCTAGTGACAATATTGATGCTAGTGACGATATTGATCGTGACCTTGATACGGAGCTGGAACTGCTAACTATGATGAATGCGCTAACTATGGATATGATGCCGGAAATAGGCCGATTTTATATCATCCTTCAATTCGAATTGGCAAAAGCAATGTCTCCCTGCATAATATGGATTCCAAACATTCATGATCTGGATGTGAATGGGTCGAATTACTTATCCCTCGGTCTATTAGCGAACCATCTCTCTGAAAGATGTTCCACTAGAAATATTCTTGTTATTGCTTCGACTCATATTCCCCAAAAAGTGGATCCCGCTCTAATAGCTccgaataaattaaatacgtGCATTAAGATACGAAGGCTTCTTATTCCACAACAACGAAAGCACTTTTTCACTCTTTCATATACTAGGGGATTTcacttggaaaataaaatgttccATACTAACGGATTCGGGTCCATAACCATGGGTTCCAATGCAAGAGATCTTGTAGCACTTACCAATGAGGCCCTATCGATTAGTATTACACAGAAGAAATCAATTATAGACACTAATACAATTAGATCCGCTCTTCATAGACAAGCTTGGTATTTGCGATCCCAGGTAAGATCGGTTCAGGATAATGGGATCCTTTTCTATCAGATAGGAAGGGCTGTAGCACAAAATGTACTTCTAAGTAATTGCCCCATAGATCCTATATCTATCTATATGAAGAATAAATCATGTAACGAAGGGGATTCTTATTTGTACAAATGGTACTTCGAGCTTGGAACGAGCATGAAGAAATTAACGATActtctttatcttttgagTTGTTCTGCCGGATCGGTCGCTCAAGATCTTTGGTCTCTACCCGGACCCGATGAAAAAAATGGGATCACTTCTTATGGACTCGTTGAGAATGATTCGGATCTAGTTCATGGCCTATTAGAAGTAGAAGGCACTCTGGTGGGATCTTCACGGACAGAAAAAGATTGCAGTCCGTTTGATAATGATCGAGTTACATTGCTTCTTCGGCCCGAACCGAGGAATCCCTTAGATATGATGCAAAACGGATCTTGTTCTATCTTTGATCAGAGATTTCTCTATGAAAAATACGAATCGGAGTTTGAAGAAGGGGAGAGGCAAGGAGCCCTTGACCTGCAACAGATAGAGGAGGATTTATTCAATCACATAGTTTGGGCTCCTAGAATATGGCGCCCTTGGGGCTTTCTATTTGATTGTATCGAAAGGCCCAATGAATTGGGATTTCCCTATTGGTCCAGGTCATTTCGGGGCAAGCGGATCATTTATGATGAAGAGGATGAGCTTCAAGAGAATGGTTCGGAGTTCTTGCAGAGTGGAACCATGCAGTACCAGAATAAATCTAAGATAagggaaaatataatatttccGTGTAgtttttccttaatttttaaaatcctcaaattagagaaaaagaatGACAGCTTTGAGCCGAGGAATCAGAATCCTAGAATTTCCAATTAA
- the LOC125196391 gene encoding LOW QUALITY PROTEIN: maturase K-like (The sequence of the model RefSeq protein was modified relative to this genomic sequence to represent the inferred CDS: deleted 1 base in 1 codon): MEIKMEKIQRSLQLKRSQQHDFLYPLIFQEYIYVFAHNRALNRSILSENLGYDNKSSLRIVKRLITRMYQQNHFIISSNDSNKNPFLARNTNLYSQIISEGFAFIVEIPFFLQLISCLEGKKNKIVKSHNLRSIHSIFPFLEDNFSHLNFVVDILIPRSVHAEILIQTLRHWVKDVSSLHLLRVFLNEYWNWSSLLSPKKVSFSLSKRNQRLFFFLYNSHVCEYESFFTFYVTNLFIYDQRLLEFFLKESISI; the protein is encoded by the exons ATGgaaattaaaatggagaaaatccAAAGATCTTTACAGCTAAAGAGATCTCAACAACACGACTTCCTATATCCACTTATATTTCAGGAGTATATTTATGTGTTTGCTCATAATCGTGCTTTGAATAGATCTATTTTATCGGAAAATCTAGGTTATGACAATAAATCCAGTTTACGGATTGTGAAACGGTTAATTACTCGAATGTATCAACagaatcattttattatttcttctaaTGATTCTAACAAAAATCCATTTTTGGCGCGAAACACTAATTTATATTCTCAAATTATATCAGAGGGGTTTGCTTTTATTGTCGAAATTCCGTTTTTTCTACAATTAATATCTTGTCTAGAGGGGAAAAAGAACAAGATAGtaaaatctcataatttacGATCAATTCATtcaatatttccatttttagaggacaatttttcacatttaaattttgtagtaGATATACTAATACCTCGCTCTGTCCATGCGGAAATCTTGATTCAAACTCTTCGCCATTGGGTAAAAGATGTTTCTTCTTTGCATTTATTACGAGTCTTTCTCAACGAATATTGGAATTGGAGTAGTCTTCTTTCTCCAAAGAAAGTAAGCTTCTCTTTGtcaaaaagaaatcaaaggttattttttttcttatacaaTTCTCATGTATGTGAATACGAATCTTTTTTCACC TTCTACGTAACCAATCTTTTCATTTACGATCAACGTCTTCTGGAGTTCTTCTTGAAAGAATCTatttctatataa
- the LOC125196390 gene encoding 50S ribosomal protein L2, chloroplastic: MAIHLYKTSTPSTRNGTVDSQVKSNPRNNLIYGQHHCGKGRNARGIITARHRGGGHKRLYRKIDFRRNEKDIYGRIVTIEYDPNRNAYICLIHYGDGEKRYILHPRGAIIGDTIVSGTEVPIKMGNALPLTDMPLGTAIHNIEITLGKGGQLVRAAGAVAKLIAKEGKSATLKLPSGEVRLISKNCSATVGQVGNVGANQKSLGRAGSKRWLGKRPVVRGVVMNPVDHPHGGGEGRAPIGRKKPTTPWGYPALGRRSRKRNKYSDNLIVRRRSK; encoded by the exons ATGGCGATACATTTATACAAAACTTCTACCCCGAGCACACGCAATGGAACCGTAGACAGTCAAGTGAAATCCAATCCACGAAATAATTTGATCTATGGACAGCATCATTGTGGTAAAGGTCGTAATGCCAGAGGAATCATTACCGCAAGGCATAGAGGGGGAGGTCATAAGCGTCTATACCGTAAAATCGATTTTCGACGGAATGAAAAAGACATATATGGTAGAATCGTAACCATAGAATACGACCCTAATCGAAATGCATACATTTGTCTCATACACTATGGGGATGGTGAGAAGAGATATATTTTACATCCCAGAGGGGCTATAATTGGAGATACCATTGTTTCTGGTACAGAAGTTCCTATAAAAATGGGAAATGCCCTACCTTTGA CCGATATGCCCTTAGGCACAGCCATACATAACATAGAAATCACACTTGGAAAGGGTGGACAATTAGTTAGAGCAGCGGGTGCTGTAGCGAAACTGATTGCAAAAGAGGGGAAATCGGCCACATTAAAATTACCTTCTGGGGAGGTCCGTTTGATATCCAAAAACTGCTCAGCAACAGTCGGACAAGTGGGGAATGTTGGGGCGAACCAGAAAAGTTTGGGTAGAGCCGGATCCAAGCGTTGGCTAGGTAAGCGTCCTGTAGTAAGAGGAGTAGTTATGAACCCTGTAGACCATCCCCATGGGGGTGGTGAAGGGCGAGCCCCAATTGGTAGAAAAAAACCCACAACCCCTTGGGGTTATCCTGCACTTGGAAGAAGAAgtagaaaaaggaataaataTAGTGATAATTTGATTGTTCGTCGCCGTAGTAAATAG
- the LOC125196389 gene encoding LOW QUALITY PROTEIN: photosystem II protein D1-like (The sequence of the model RefSeq protein was modified relative to this genomic sequence to represent the inferred CDS: deleted 2 bases in 1 codon) has protein sequence MTAILERRESESLWGRFCNWITSTENRLYIGWFGVLMIPTLLTATSVFIIAFIAAPPVDIDGIREPVSGSLLYGNNIISGAIIPTSAAIGLHFYPIWEAASVDEWLYNGGPYELIVLHFLLGVACYMGREWELSFRLGMRPWIAVAYSAPVAAATAVFLIYPIGQGSFSDGMPLGISGTFNFMIVFQAEHNILMHPFHMLGVAGVFGGSLFSAMHGSLVTSSLIRETTENESANEGYRFGQEEETYNIVAAHGYFGRLIFQYASFNNSRSLHFFLAAWPVVGIWFTALGISTMAFPKRFNLNGFNFNQSVVDSQGRVINTWADIINRANLGMEVMHERNAHNFPLDLAAIEAPTNG, from the exons ATGACTGCAATTTTAGAGAGACGCGAAAGCGAAAGCCTATGGGGTCGCTTCTGCAACTGGATAACCAGTACCGAAAACCGTCTTTACATTGGATGGTTTGGTGTTTTGATGATCCCTACCTTATTGACCGCAACTTCTGTATTTATTATTGCCTTCATTGCTGCTCCTCCAGTAGATATTGATGGTATTCGTGAGCCTGTTTCTGGATCTCTACTTTACGGAAACAATATTATCTCAGGTGCCATTATTCCTACTTCTGCAGCTATCGGTTTGCACTTTTACCCAATTTGGGAAGCAGCATCCGTTGATGAATGGTTATACAACGGCGGTCCTTATGAACTAATTGTTCTACACTTTTTACTTGGTGTAGCTTGTTACATGGGTCGTGAGTGGGAGCTTAGTTTCCGTTTGGGTATGCGCCCTTGGATTGCTGTTGCGTATTCAGCTCCTGTTGCAGCTGCTACCGCTGTTTTCTTGATCTACCCAATAGGTCAAGGGAGTTTTTCTGATGGTATGCCTCTAGGGATTTCTGGTACTTTCAACTTCATGATTGTATTCCAGGCTGAGCACAACATCCTTATGCACCCATTTCATATGTTAGGTGTAGCTGGTGTATTCGGCGGCTCCCTATTCAGTGCTATGCATGGTTCCTTGGTAACTTCTAGTTTGATCAGGGAAACCACAGAAAATGAATCTGCTAATGAAGGTTACAGATTCGGGCAAGAGGAAGAAACTTATAATATCGTAGCCGCTCATGGTTACTTTGGCCGATTGATCTTCCAATATGCTAGTTTCAACAACTCTCGTTCATTACACTTCTTCCTAGCTGCTTGGCCTGTAGTTGGTATCTGGTTCACTGCTTTAGGTATCAGCACCATGGCATTC CCTAAACGGTTCAACCTAAACGGTTTCAACTTCAACCAATCTGTAGTTGATAGTCAAGGCCGTGTAATTAATACTTGGGCTGATATCATCAACCGTGCTAACCTTGGTATGGAAGTTATGCATGAACGTAATGCTCATAACTTCCCTCTAGACCTAGCTGCTATCGAAGCTCCAACAAATGGCTAA